A region from the Kribbella shirazensis genome encodes:
- a CDS encoding iron-siderophore ABC transporter substrate-binding protein has protein sequence MRKLAALVISGLMVVAVAACGSGSDDDQGTSASSATVATKFGEVTVPAEPKRVVALGWGDAETALALGDQPIGASDWLAFGGEGVGPWAAGKYQQAPKLINTLEPQYEQIAALKPDLILDVKSSGKQDRYDTLKAIAPTVGVPAGGDAYKTNWKQQTEMIAAALGRVEQGRQLIADTEGKFAAAKSKHPDFDGKTITLGARTSEGYGAYVSGTGRVAFVERLGFRNNPAVEAKATSDFSVPVSRENLGMLDADLTVMTPIGVPASQITGDPLFRAVPSVKAGRSVVFDDKTISSAFATDTVLSVGYALEKVVPLFATALKSNG, from the coding sequence ATGCGTAAACTTGCTGCTCTGGTGATCTCCGGCCTGATGGTGGTGGCGGTTGCCGCCTGTGGGTCGGGCTCCGACGACGACCAAGGCACCTCGGCGTCGTCCGCGACGGTGGCGACGAAGTTCGGTGAGGTGACGGTGCCGGCCGAGCCGAAGCGGGTAGTCGCGCTCGGCTGGGGTGACGCGGAGACCGCGCTGGCGCTCGGGGACCAGCCGATCGGCGCGAGCGACTGGCTCGCCTTCGGGGGTGAGGGAGTCGGCCCCTGGGCCGCTGGGAAGTACCAGCAGGCGCCAAAGTTGATCAACACGCTGGAACCGCAGTACGAGCAGATCGCCGCGCTGAAGCCGGACCTGATCCTCGACGTGAAGTCGAGCGGCAAGCAGGACCGGTACGACACGTTGAAGGCGATCGCGCCGACCGTCGGCGTCCCGGCCGGTGGCGACGCGTACAAGACCAACTGGAAGCAGCAGACCGAGATGATCGCCGCGGCCCTCGGCCGGGTGGAGCAGGGCCGCCAGCTGATCGCGGACACCGAGGGCAAGTTCGCCGCGGCGAAGTCGAAGCATCCCGATTTCGACGGGAAGACGATCACGCTCGGCGCCAGGACCAGCGAGGGATACGGGGCGTACGTCTCCGGCACCGGAAGGGTCGCCTTCGTCGAGCGGCTCGGCTTCCGCAACAACCCGGCGGTCGAGGCGAAGGCGACCAGCGACTTCTCGGTCCCCGTCTCGCGGGAGAACCTCGGGATGCTCGACGCCGACCTCACGGTGATGACGCCGATCGGAGTCCCGGCCAGCCAGATCACCGGCGATCCGCTGTTCCGCGCGGTGCCGTCGGTCAAGGCGGGACGTTCGGTGGTCTTCGACGACAAGACCATCAGTTCTGCATTCGCCACGGACACGGTCCTTTCGGTCGGATACGCGTTGGAGAAGGTCGTTCCGTTGTTCGCCACGGCGTTGAAGAGCAACGGGTAG
- a CDS encoding type IV toxin-antitoxin system AbiEi family antitoxin domain-containing protein: MNPQLAVMASIRGGVFTRADARACGYPDADIDALLDSGRWRRIRRGTYAAHRSLMLVTKEVLHLRRVYRVLRASGPSVFASHQSAAALHALPVWGLDLTRVHVTAPDGRSGRVRGVHRHIRDPVGPGLQLWNTLRMVSPARAVVEVASNAPPAAAIVLADAAMYAGMVDRRALNRAAGQLDYGKKRALKVLDQLTGAASIAESRLRFILAAEGLPAPSESPPPESDQSDLDDPDAAALWFPDERTVVDFEPRFPFWCEESGPSTVEPDPETSPAPSITEGPQPVERCWISWTDLDNPQTVADRIRTTFARAARRTGIRHFDLARVR; this comes from the coding sequence ATGAATCCTCAACTCGCCGTGATGGCGTCGATCCGGGGTGGCGTGTTCACCCGGGCCGACGCGCGTGCCTGTGGTTATCCCGACGCCGATATCGACGCCCTGCTGGACTCCGGCCGCTGGCGGCGGATCCGGCGCGGGACGTATGCCGCCCATCGCTCCCTCATGCTCGTCACGAAGGAGGTCCTGCACCTGCGCAGGGTGTACCGCGTCCTGCGTGCGAGCGGACCGTCCGTCTTCGCCAGCCACCAGTCCGCCGCGGCCCTGCACGCCTTGCCTGTCTGGGGTCTCGATCTGACCCGCGTCCACGTGACCGCGCCCGACGGACGGTCCGGCCGGGTGCGCGGCGTCCACCGCCACATCCGCGATCCGGTAGGCCCCGGTCTCCAACTGTGGAACACGTTGCGCATGGTCTCGCCTGCCCGCGCGGTCGTCGAAGTCGCCTCGAACGCACCGCCCGCGGCCGCGATCGTGCTCGCCGACGCCGCGATGTACGCCGGAATGGTCGACCGGCGCGCGCTGAACCGCGCGGCCGGGCAGCTCGACTACGGCAAGAAGCGAGCGCTGAAGGTGCTGGACCAGCTCACCGGTGCCGCCTCCATCGCCGAGTCCCGCCTGCGGTTCATCCTTGCCGCCGAAGGCCTCCCGGCGCCGAGCGAGTCGCCACCGCCGGAGTCCGATCAGTCCGACCTCGACGACCCCGACGCGGCGGCGTTGTGGTTCCCCGACGAGCGGACCGTCGTCGACTTCGAGCCGCGTTTCCCCTTCTGGTGCGAGGAATCCGGGCCCAGCACGGTCGAGCCGGACCCCGAGACCTCCCCCGCGCCATCGATCACCGAAGGTCCGCAGCCCGTCGAGCGCTGCTGGATCTCCTGGACCGACCTCGACAATCCGCAGACCGTGGCCGACCGCATCCGTACCACGTTCGCCCGAGCAGCCCGCCGTACAGGTATCCGGCACTTCGATCTTGCCCGGGTCCGGTGA
- a CDS encoding HNH endonuclease produces the protein MSVIVLNASYEPLHTVSIQHAIRMLVREVAVVEEAHGERTIGPFPVPRVLRLVRYVVTHWRYAAGRMKYSKHGVLRRDKFRCAYCGLDNADTMDHVQPRSRGGRTEWLNAVAAHASCNERKGNRTPSEAGMPLLWQPWIPTRAELVIDR, from the coding sequence ATGAGCGTCATAGTCCTGAACGCGTCGTACGAGCCGCTGCACACCGTCTCGATCCAGCACGCCATCCGGATGCTGGTTCGTGAGGTCGCAGTGGTGGAAGAGGCGCACGGAGAGCGAACTATCGGCCCTTTCCCGGTCCCTCGCGTCCTACGCCTGGTCCGGTACGTCGTGACGCACTGGCGCTACGCGGCCGGCCGGATGAAGTACAGCAAGCACGGTGTCCTGCGGCGCGACAAGTTCCGGTGCGCGTACTGCGGCCTGGACAACGCCGACACCATGGACCACGTCCAACCCCGGTCCAGGGGCGGCCGCACCGAGTGGCTGAACGCCGTGGCCGCCCACGCCTCCTGCAACGAGCGGAAAGGCAACCGCACCCCGTCCGAGGCCGGCATGCCCCTCCTCTGGCAACCCTGGATACCAACCCGCGCCGAGCTCGTCATAGACAGATGA
- a CDS encoding DUF3151 domain-containing protein, with translation MELNNLLSGPPETLLPVDPAAAELADGAAPADVAAKYPTSSLAWAVLAEAALADGRTIEGYAYARTGYHRALDLLRRNGWKGHGPVPWEHEPNRGFLRALASLGKAAALIDEKDEAERCATFLRDSSPTAADALS, from the coding sequence ATGGAATTGAACAATCTGCTCTCAGGTCCACCCGAGACACTACTACCGGTCGACCCGGCCGCGGCGGAACTCGCCGACGGGGCCGCTCCAGCGGACGTCGCGGCCAAGTACCCGACGTCGTCGCTCGCCTGGGCGGTGCTGGCCGAGGCCGCCCTCGCCGACGGCCGCACGATCGAGGGCTACGCGTACGCGCGGACCGGTTACCACCGGGCCCTGGACCTGCTCCGGCGGAACGGCTGGAAGGGCCACGGCCCGGTGCCGTGGGAGCACGAGCCGAACCGCGGCTTCCTGCGTGCGCTCGCGTCGCTGGGCAAGGCGGCGGCGCTGATCGACGAGAAGGACGAGGCCGAGCGGTGTGCCACGTTCCTGCGCGACTCGTCGCCGACGGCGGCCGACGCGCTGAGCTGA
- a CDS encoding 2-phosphosulfolactate phosphatase produces the protein MTSPYAQDGFRVGFDWGPVGAAVVAGDIVAVVDVLSFTTTVTVAADLGIDVYPYRWRDETAVAYAEQYGATLAVGRSAAGPGQVSLSPATIRSVTGITRLVLPSPNGSTISKQLSDSGTTVIAVSLRNRQAAADWVKEQGAGRRVVAIASGERWKDGSLRPAVEDLWGAGGFLSALRTDNLSPEARAAVAAYDTVAGDLPRQLHECAGGRELTQYGYPEDVAIAAEVDQSRSVPVLRDGTMFVST, from the coding sequence GTGACCAGCCCTTACGCGCAGGACGGATTCCGCGTCGGGTTCGACTGGGGTCCGGTCGGTGCCGCGGTCGTTGCCGGGGACATCGTGGCTGTGGTCGACGTTCTCTCGTTCACGACGACGGTCACGGTGGCGGCCGATCTCGGCATCGACGTCTACCCGTATCGCTGGCGCGACGAGACCGCGGTCGCGTACGCGGAGCAGTACGGCGCGACGCTCGCGGTCGGACGCTCCGCGGCAGGTCCGGGACAGGTGAGCCTCTCGCCGGCGACGATCCGGAGCGTGACCGGAATCACCAGACTGGTGCTGCCGTCGCCGAACGGATCGACGATCTCGAAGCAGCTGAGTGACAGCGGGACGACGGTGATCGCCGTGTCGTTGCGTAATCGTCAGGCGGCTGCCGACTGGGTCAAGGAGCAGGGAGCCGGTCGCAGAGTGGTCGCCATCGCGTCCGGAGAGCGGTGGAAGGACGGGTCACTCAGACCGGCGGTCGAGGACCTCTGGGGTGCGGGCGGGTTCCTGAGCGCACTGCGGACCGACAACCTCTCCCCGGAGGCGCGAGCGGCGGTAGCGGCGTACGACACTGTCGCGGGCGACCTGCCCCGGCAGTTGCACGAGTGCGCCGGCGGTCGCGAGCTCACGCAGTACGGCTATCCGGAGGACGTGGCGATCGCGGCCGAGGTGGACCAGAGCCGCAGCGTGCCCGTTCTCCGGGACGGTACGATGTTCGTGTCAACCTGA
- a CDS encoding MFS transporter, which translates to MPALTGRIDAPNKRHSTTYAEVLRTPGAWKFYLAAAPARIGIAMTGLGIVWLVHGSTGSYAAAGSVTGGFAVAEAVAGPQVARLIDRFGQTRMLPVTLLAHAAAVAVLIGLTVTGAPLAALIVTGVLAGGSLPQIGAQTAARWSHALRDSPLLSSAFALEALSVGIAFMVGPGLVGIVSSSSTPAAGSILATGLLLAGGFLLSVQRDTAPPPRAPGLHMSSKRLLHRRFVGLVGTNIGVGLFFGSMQVSVTAFAVARGTPGLAGPLYSITSLVSLFAGLVYGARRWRTAPETQFVLAFIWLTISCLPLIAVHTPLTAAVALALPGLAIAPFQTLSAVLTESAVDSAVLTQAFTWLNSGGAAGIALGSAFAGWVVDGHSAQYGFGVALAAALTATAMAVAVKAQR; encoded by the coding sequence GTGCCGGCTCTCACCGGACGGATCGACGCGCCCAATAAGAGGCACAGCACCACCTACGCAGAGGTACTGCGTACTCCCGGCGCGTGGAAGTTCTACCTGGCAGCGGCCCCGGCCCGGATCGGGATCGCGATGACCGGCCTCGGCATCGTCTGGCTGGTCCACGGATCGACCGGTTCGTATGCGGCCGCCGGTAGCGTCACCGGCGGTTTCGCGGTCGCCGAGGCTGTCGCCGGACCGCAGGTCGCCCGGCTCATCGACCGTTTCGGTCAGACCCGGATGCTGCCGGTCACCCTGCTCGCCCACGCGGCCGCCGTCGCAGTTCTCATTGGTCTGACGGTGACAGGCGCGCCGTTGGCGGCCCTGATCGTCACTGGTGTCCTGGCAGGCGGTTCACTCCCCCAGATCGGTGCGCAAACGGCAGCACGCTGGTCCCACGCACTGCGCGACAGCCCACTGTTGTCGTCGGCCTTCGCGCTGGAGGCGCTGAGCGTCGGCATCGCGTTCATGGTGGGCCCTGGACTGGTCGGCATCGTGAGCTCGTCCAGTACTCCAGCAGCAGGCTCGATCCTCGCAACGGGTCTCCTGCTCGCAGGTGGTTTCCTGCTGTCGGTGCAACGCGACACCGCCCCACCGCCACGCGCACCTGGTCTACACATGAGCTCGAAACGCCTGCTGCACAGGCGATTCGTCGGCCTGGTCGGTACAAACATCGGTGTCGGCCTGTTCTTCGGCAGCATGCAGGTGTCCGTCACTGCCTTCGCAGTCGCCAGAGGTACGCCGGGCCTGGCCGGACCGCTCTACAGCATCACCAGCCTGGTGAGCCTGTTCGCAGGTCTCGTGTACGGCGCAAGGCGCTGGCGGACCGCTCCGGAGACGCAGTTCGTCCTCGCCTTCATCTGGCTGACCATCAGCTGCCTGCCCTTGATCGCGGTACACACTCCACTGACCGCGGCTGTCGCCCTGGCGCTGCCGGGTCTGGCGATTGCACCGTTCCAGACACTGTCAGCTGTGTTGACCGAGTCAGCTGTCGACTCGGCCGTGCTGACGCAGGCCTTCACCTGGCTGAACTCCGGCGGCGCCGCAGGAATCGCGTTGGGCTCCGCGTTCGCAGGCTGGGTCGTCGACGGCCACAGTGCGCAGTACGGCTTCGGAGTCGCCCTGGCAGCAGCACTGACGGCAACGGCGATGGCCGTAGCGGTGAAGGCTCAGCGGTAG
- a CDS encoding DUF6597 domain-containing transcriptional factor has product MSQPADSEKGILHPREQARHRSLHRLAPGAEAGRFVEWYWIVEWDLDEPYTAEVLPFPAVNVTFEQPGGAFVNGVCTKKFERELRGRGRAFGVKFWAGGFGAITGLDVGSFRDEVLPLTTVFPDGDRLTDLMFEAESDVRRRAVFEAFLHDHLAPPDPSYELVREIVSTMAADRSMARVDEITERFDVPIRTLQRLFRRYVGVGPKWVLRRYRLHDGAELLAQGEVAELAELSASLGYFDQAHFSNEFKQQIGLTPAEYAARAAAERQITYR; this is encoded by the coding sequence GTGAGCCAGCCAGCCGACAGCGAGAAGGGCATCCTGCACCCGCGGGAGCAGGCCCGGCACCGCTCGCTGCACCGGCTTGCCCCGGGGGCGGAGGCCGGGCGGTTCGTGGAGTGGTACTGGATCGTCGAGTGGGATCTCGACGAGCCGTACACGGCCGAGGTGCTGCCGTTCCCGGCGGTGAACGTGACGTTCGAGCAGCCGGGCGGCGCGTTCGTGAACGGCGTCTGCACGAAGAAGTTCGAGCGCGAACTGCGCGGCCGCGGCCGGGCGTTCGGGGTGAAGTTCTGGGCGGGCGGGTTCGGGGCGATCACCGGGCTGGACGTGGGCTCGTTCCGCGACGAGGTGCTGCCGCTGACCACGGTGTTCCCGGACGGAGATCGGCTCACGGACCTGATGTTCGAGGCGGAGTCCGACGTACGGCGGCGTGCGGTGTTCGAGGCGTTCCTGCACGACCACCTGGCACCGCCCGATCCGTCGTACGAACTGGTCCGCGAGATCGTCTCGACGATGGCGGCCGACCGGTCGATGGCCCGCGTGGACGAGATCACCGAGCGCTTCGACGTACCGATCCGCACGTTGCAGCGGCTCTTCCGCCGGTACGTCGGCGTGGGCCCGAAGTGGGTGCTGCGCCGCTACCGGCTGCACGACGGCGCCGAACTGCTCGCCCAGGGCGAAGTGGCCGAGCTGGCGGAACTGTCCGCCTCCCTCGGCTACTTCGACCAGGCCCACTTCTCCAACGAGTTCAAACAGCAGATCGGCCTGACCCCGGCCGAGTACGCCGCCCGCGCCGCCGCAGAACGCCAGATCACCTACCGCTGA
- a CDS encoding VOC family protein has product MTTNTDRETVVRPIPDGYHSLTPFIAVSDGTKAIEFYQSVFGAEVISRQDLPDGGVAHAELKFGNSMLQLSDEMPQIGLRAPTGEWVHSSLVHYVPDVDATYAKAIEAGARSVEEVQTFLTGDRYGTVIDPFGHRWAIMTRVEDVSREEADRRINEWLAAGGN; this is encoded by the coding sequence ATGACGACGAACACGGACAGAGAAACAGTAGTGCGGCCCATCCCCGACGGTTATCACTCGCTGACCCCGTTCATCGCCGTGTCCGACGGGACGAAGGCGATCGAGTTCTACCAGTCGGTGTTCGGGGCCGAGGTGATCAGCCGGCAGGACCTGCCGGACGGAGGGGTCGCCCACGCGGAGCTGAAGTTCGGCAACTCGATGCTCCAACTGAGTGACGAGATGCCGCAGATCGGGCTCCGTGCGCCGACTGGCGAGTGGGTGCACTCCTCGCTGGTGCACTACGTGCCGGACGTCGACGCGACGTACGCGAAGGCGATCGAGGCCGGTGCACGGTCCGTGGAAGAGGTGCAGACCTTCCTGACCGGTGACCGGTACGGCACGGTGATCGATCCGTTCGGGCACCGCTGGGCGATCATGACCAGGGTCGAGGACGTCTCCCGCGAGGAAGCCGATCGGCGCATCAACGAGTGGCTGGCGGCCGGCGGGAACTAG
- a CDS encoding adenylosuccinate synthase: MPAIVLVGAQWGDEGKGKATDLLGNTGEVIDYVVKFNGGNNAGHTVVIGSEKYALHLLPSGILTPGVTPVIGNGVVVDLSVLFEELDALQARGVDTSRLVVSASAHVIPPYNRTLDKVTERFLGSRRIGTTGRGIGPTYADKMNRIGIRIQDLYDEKILEQKVTGALEQKNQLLVKVYNRRAVEIREVLDELLGYADRLKLMVADTSLLLNKALDDGKTVLMEAGQATLLDVDHGTYPFVTSSNAISAGACTGTGIPPTRIDRVMAVVKAYTTRVGEGPFPTELLDADGEWLRQQGFEFGTTTGRPRRCGWYDSVIARYAARVNGVSDFVLTKLDTLTGRERIPVCVAYDVNGVRHDEMPMTQTDFHHAVPVYEEFDGWTDDISGCRTFEDLPKEAQSYVRAVESLSGARISAIGVGPERSQIVQL, encoded by the coding sequence ATGCCCGCAATCGTGCTCGTCGGCGCCCAGTGGGGCGATGAGGGCAAGGGTAAAGCGACCGATCTGCTCGGCAACACGGGCGAGGTCATCGACTACGTGGTGAAGTTCAACGGCGGCAACAACGCCGGCCACACGGTCGTGATCGGGTCCGAGAAGTACGCGCTCCACCTGCTCCCGAGCGGCATCCTCACACCGGGCGTCACCCCGGTGATCGGCAACGGGGTCGTGGTCGACCTCAGCGTGCTGTTCGAGGAGCTCGACGCGCTGCAGGCGCGCGGAGTGGACACGTCACGGCTCGTGGTCAGTGCGAGCGCGCACGTCATCCCGCCGTACAACCGGACCCTCGACAAGGTCACCGAGCGGTTCCTCGGCAGTCGCCGGATCGGTACGACGGGCCGTGGTATCGGTCCGACGTACGCCGACAAGATGAACCGGATCGGCATCCGGATCCAGGACCTGTACGACGAGAAGATCCTCGAGCAGAAGGTCACCGGCGCGCTGGAGCAGAAGAACCAGTTGCTGGTGAAGGTGTACAACCGGCGCGCGGTCGAGATCCGCGAGGTCCTCGACGAGCTGCTCGGGTACGCCGACCGCCTGAAGCTGATGGTCGCGGACACCAGCCTGCTGCTGAACAAGGCGCTCGACGACGGCAAGACCGTGCTGATGGAGGCCGGCCAGGCCACGCTGCTCGACGTCGACCACGGGACGTACCCGTTCGTCACCTCGTCGAACGCGATCTCCGCGGGCGCCTGCACCGGCACCGGCATCCCGCCGACCCGGATCGACCGCGTGATGGCCGTCGTGAAGGCGTACACCACCCGCGTCGGCGAGGGTCCGTTCCCGACCGAGCTCCTGGACGCCGACGGCGAGTGGCTGCGGCAGCAGGGCTTCGAGTTCGGTACGACGACCGGCCGCCCGCGGCGCTGCGGCTGGTACGACTCGGTCATCGCCCGGTACGCGGCACGCGTGAACGGCGTCTCCGACTTCGTCCTCACCAAGCTCGACACCCTGACCGGCCGCGAGCGGATCCCGGTGTGTGTCGCGTACGACGTGAACGGCGTACGGCACGACGAGATGCCGATGACCCAGACCGACTTCCACCACGCGGTCCCGGTCTACGAGGAGTTCGACGGCTGGACCGACGACATCTCCGGCTGCCGTACCTTCGAGGATCTGCCGAAGGAGGCGCAGAGCTACGTCCGCGCCGTCGAGTCCCTCAGCGGCGCCCGGATCTCCGCCATCGGCGTAGGCCCGGAACGCAGCCAGATCGTCCAGCTCTGA
- a CDS encoding serine/threonine-protein kinase: MSVTGGPPSTHEEEVEERVGPYRLIRRLGQGGMGVVYLAEGPEHQEVALKVLRPHVAHDPIARARLQREATTLQKVNHPGVAGILDHDLESEQPYLVTRFVPGRPLDEQVDERGPLTPRKWLPLAGCLAESLQAIHAVGVIHRDLKPGNVMMCNGKPVMIDFGIAQAADDLRLTQTGLVIGTPGYLAPELIEGEMVSQSADWWGWAATVAFAATGRRPFGKGPFEAVLARVHSGQADLDGLDPRLKSLLAAALAPDKADRPTQEEIMTGLSRYAEGRDALPPREAPTVAAVPPTRLVTKQLPLDEPTDEPAVEEPTGPTPTQVAELVPQVIPPLSAFTPIRDKIRDAAAKKPVAEAPAYGPVPYAPSPYAAGPYEPVPYAPPYQGPYQNNAPVPYQQPSQPAPAQPAHPVKAPPTGRRTAVVVGFMVALTGLVALTPGIGAVVAVVLLVLARTVDRSSTALMRRRQVRGRAGKSDGVVTLAASPLQLATAVLITIPCLILPLLTAVVVGGIVTGVAASAYGLDWPPLSALGFGTAALTALFCCWWGPGGSSLRRGAHITARNTFRPRWFAALIAVVLLAIGGIAFYQATQGAGAGWARTPIQTPNIERPTLGDLRNAPFIRDLPVIGN, from the coding sequence ATGTCAGTCACAGGGGGACCGCCTTCCACTCACGAAGAGGAGGTGGAGGAGCGGGTCGGGCCGTACCGGCTGATCCGGCGGCTCGGACAGGGCGGCATGGGCGTCGTGTACCTGGCCGAGGGACCTGAGCATCAGGAGGTGGCGCTCAAGGTACTGCGGCCGCACGTGGCGCACGACCCGATCGCGCGGGCGCGGTTGCAGCGCGAAGCGACCACGCTGCAGAAGGTGAACCACCCTGGTGTGGCCGGCATCCTCGACCACGACCTGGAGAGCGAGCAGCCCTACCTCGTGACCCGCTTCGTGCCGGGGCGTCCACTGGACGAGCAGGTGGACGAGCGTGGTCCGCTGACTCCCCGCAAATGGCTCCCGCTGGCCGGCTGCCTGGCCGAATCGCTGCAGGCGATCCACGCGGTTGGTGTGATCCACCGCGACCTCAAGCCCGGCAACGTGATGATGTGCAACGGCAAGCCGGTGATGATCGACTTCGGCATCGCACAGGCCGCCGACGACCTGCGACTCACCCAGACCGGCCTGGTGATCGGTACGCCGGGCTACCTGGCGCCGGAGCTCATCGAGGGCGAGATGGTGTCGCAGTCCGCGGACTGGTGGGGCTGGGCGGCCACTGTGGCGTTCGCCGCGACCGGACGCCGCCCCTTCGGCAAGGGACCGTTCGAGGCGGTGCTGGCCCGCGTGCACTCCGGTCAGGCCGACCTGGACGGGCTGGACCCGCGGCTGAAGTCTCTGCTCGCCGCCGCCCTCGCACCTGACAAGGCCGACCGGCCGACGCAGGAAGAGATCATGACCGGTCTCAGCCGGTACGCCGAGGGGCGCGACGCCCTGCCGCCGCGTGAGGCTCCGACCGTGGCCGCCGTACCGCCGACCAGGCTCGTCACCAAGCAACTGCCGTTGGACGAGCCCACGGACGAACCTGCGGTCGAGGAGCCGACCGGTCCGACGCCGACGCAAGTGGCCGAACTGGTGCCGCAGGTGATTCCGCCGCTGTCGGCGTTCACTCCGATTCGGGACAAGATCCGGGACGCTGCCGCGAAGAAACCGGTCGCGGAGGCGCCTGCTTACGGACCGGTCCCCTACGCGCCAAGTCCGTACGCCGCGGGTCCGTACGAGCCGGTGCCGTACGCGCCGCCGTACCAGGGCCCGTATCAGAACAACGCACCGGTGCCGTACCAGCAGCCGTCGCAGCCGGCACCCGCGCAGCCCGCTCATCCCGTCAAGGCTCCGCCGACAGGACGTCGTACCGCGGTCGTCGTCGGCTTCATGGTCGCGCTGACCGGACTGGTCGCGCTGACGCCGGGCATCGGCGCGGTCGTCGCCGTCGTACTCCTGGTGCTCGCACGAACGGTCGACCGGTCGAGTACGGCGCTCATGCGGCGTCGCCAGGTCCGCGGCCGGGCCGGGAAGTCGGACGGCGTTGTCACCTTGGCCGCCAGCCCGCTGCAGCTCGCCACGGCCGTCCTGATCACGATCCCGTGCCTGATCCTGCCGCTGCTCACGGCGGTGGTGGTCGGCGGCATCGTCACCGGTGTCGCTGCCTCGGCGTACGGACTCGACTGGCCGCCGTTGTCCGCCCTCGGCTTCGGTACGGCGGCCCTGACCGCACTCTTCTGCTGCTGGTGGGGTCCCGGCGGCAGCTCGCTGCGCCGCGGTGCGCACATCACGGCACGCAACACGTTCCGCCCGCGCTGGTTCGCCGCACTGATCGCCGTCGTCCTGCTGGCGATCGGCGGCATCGCCTTCTACCAGGCCACTCAGGGCGCCGGCGCGGGCTGGGCCCGTACCCCGATCCAGACGCCGAACATCGAGCGACCCACACTCGGCGATCTTCGCAACGCCCCGTTCATCCGCGACCTCCCCGTCATCGGCAACTGA